Below is a genomic region from Gemmobacter sp. 24YEA27.
CTCGGCGGGCCGGACATGCCGATCGTCCTGCACGCGCTGGAGCCCGATACCGACATGACGCGCGCCCTGTCGGAACGCCTCGGCGCGCCGATAAAGGCCGATATAGTTCACCCCGATATGAAGAGCCTCGCCGAGGCGGTGGCGAAAGACCCTTGGGCCCTGGCAATCACCGGCCGTGCCGAGATGGCCCCCGCGATTCCCGCCCCGCTAGTCGACAGCTGCGGCTTTCCACTGCTGCCGCTGCCGATTTCTGTCAAAGCCGAGGACTATCCCCTGGCTTTGCCACAATTCCTGATCCCCGCCCCGCGTCGCATTCCGGTCTTCGCGCGCGAGTTCCTGGAGTTCACCGCCACCCCCCGCGCGGGCCATGTCGTATCCGCGGCCGGCTTTATCGACCGCTCGGTCGAAGCCGCGCCGATGACCCAGGACGGTCTGCGGCTGATCAATGCGATCCTCGGCGCCGGCGATGATGTGACGCTTGGCGATCTGAAACGGCTCGCCGAAGTGATGAACGGCGCTGACCGGCTGTCGCTGACCTTCCGCTTTGAAGAAAACACCTCCATTCTGGATGCGACCAGCCAGGAGAACCTGGCCCAGCTGGCGCGGATGATCGCGTCCGAGAGCTTCCCCTCCAAGACGCTGATTCTTGCCGGCTTTTCTGACGGCAAGGGCGAAGCAAGTGCCAATAAGGCGCTTTCGGCGGAACGCGCCGAACGGGTGGCCCAGGATCTGGCGGATCTCGCACCGGATCTGCGGGCGGATCAGATACCGGTGACCGAGGGCTTTGGCGAGGCGCTGCCGATGGCCTGCGATGAGACCGTCATTGGCCGCCGGCTGAACCGCCGTGTCGAATTGTGGATCGTGCCGAATTTTACGCCTGAACCGCTCTGATCAGAGATAGCCCTGCGAGCGGAAGCTCATTTCCCTTCCCTTGCCGATAACCAGATGGTCGTGAAGCGTGATGTTCAGCGCACGGCAGGCATCCTGAACCCGAAGTGTCATGGTGACATCGCAATCCGAAGGCGTCGGGTCGCCCGACGGGTGGTTGTGGACCAGGATCAGCGCCGAAGCGTTCAGTTCCAGCGCCCGTTTCACAACCTCGCGCGGATAGACCGGGACGTGATCGACAGTGCCCCGCGCCTGTTCCTCATCTGCGATCAGCACATTCTTGCGGTCGAGAAACAGGATGCGGAACTGTTCGGTCTCTCGATGCGCCATCACCGTATGACAATAATCCAGCAGCGCATCCCAGGAGGAAAGCACTGGCTGGTTGATCACCCGCGCCCGCATCATCCTCTGCGCCGCCGCGCCGACGATATGCAGCTCCAGCGCCACTGCCTCGCCAACGCCCTTCACCTGCATCAGCCGGACCAGCGGCGCCGTGACCACGCGGTTGAAATCGCCAAAGGTCTCGAGCAGCAGACGCGCCAACGGCTTTACATCCTGCCGGGGGATCGCCCGGAACAACAGCAGTTCCAAAAGCTCGTAATCGGGCATCGCCACCGCCCCGCCTTCGAGAAAACGGGTGCGTAACCTTCGGCGGTGGTCCTGGATATAGCTGGGAAGCCGTCCACCAGGCGCAGTTGCCACCGGCGTGGCAAGGGCCTCATCCCCGAAAGGGAGGAAGGGCGGCAGGGGTGATTCTGCGAAGGAATGATGCTGTGCCATGACAGCAGATTGCGGCCCAGCGGTTTAGAAAGACTTAACAACACAGTTAACCACGGAAATATCCACAACCTCATTGCAGGCAGCAAAAAGGCCGGCCCCGCCTGCGGAACCGGCCCTATATCATCAGGACTGAACGGCTCAGCCCTTCATCCCATCCCAGAAGCCTTTGACTTTCGAGAAGAAATTTGACCCCTCCGGGTTATTTTCTTCTGAGAGCTTCTCGAATTCGGTCAGCAGCTCTTTCTGGCGCGACGTCAGATTGACCGGCGTTTCGACCCGCAGCTCGATCACCATATCGCCAACCCCGCCGCCGCGCAGCGCCGGCATCCCCTTGCCCCTGAGCCGCATCTGTTTCCCGGATTGCGCTCCGGCGGGGACCTTCACGCGGCTGCGTCCGCCGTCGATGGTCGGCACTTCGACCTCGCCGCCAAGGGCGGCGCGAGCCATGGAAATCGGCACCGGGAAGAAAAGATGCACGCTGTCGCGCTGGAAGAGTGCGTGCTCTTTCACCTCGATAAAGATGTAAAGATCGCCGGAAGGTCCGCCGCGCAGCCCCGCCTCGCCCTCACCGGCGAGCCGGATGCGGGTGCCGGTCTCGACACCGGCCGGGATATTCACCGACAACTGGCGGTCTTTTTCAAGCCGCCCTGCCCCGTGGCAGTTTTTGCAGGGGTTCTTAATGATCTGACCGGTGCCCGAGCAGTTCGGACAGGTGCGCTCGACGGTAAAAAAGCCCTGCTGCGCCCGCACTTTGCCCATGCCCGAACAGGTCGGGCAGGTCTGCGGCTCGGCGCCGCCTTCTGCGCCCGACCCGTGACAAATATCGCATTGCACCGAGCCCGGCACCGAGATCGTCTTATGGACGCCCTTCCAGGCTTCCTCCAGCGACACCCGCAGGTTATAGCGCAGGTCGGATCCGCGCTGCGCCCGTTGCCGGCCACCACCGCCGCCGCCGCCCTGGCCTCGCCCGCCCATAAAGTCGCCAAAGAGATCCTCGAACACATCCGAGAACGCGCTCGCGAAATCGCCCTGCTGGTTAAAGCCGCCGCGCTGGCCACCGCCACCCATGCCGCCCTCGAACGCCGCGTGACCAAAGCGGTCATAAGCGGCCTTCTTCTCGGCATCCTTCAGAACGTCATAGGCCTCGTTCGCTTCTTTGAACTGAGCCTCGGCCTCTGGATTGTCAGAGTTGCGGTCGGGATGAAGCTCTTTCGCCTTCTGGCGATAGGCTTTCTTCAACTCATCAGCGCTGGCCCCGCGGGATACCCCGAGAACCTCGTAGTAGTCGCGTTTTGCCATAGCAAAAGCCCTCTCCTGACCGGCGAAGGGCGACCCATTGGGCCGCCCCCGTTTCCGGTCAAATCGGAATTACTTCCGCTTGTTGTCGCCAAGATCCTCGAAGTCGGCATCGACGATGGTGTCGTCATCGACCGGACGCGCCGCGTCGCCATCATCGTCGCTGGCCTCGCCGGCCTGCGCCTTGTAGATCGCTTCGCCAAGCCGCATTGCCGCCTCGGTGAGGTTCTGGATCCCCGATTTGATCTTGCCGGGATCTTCGCCTTTCAGCGCCTCTTCCAGCGGGACCATGGCGAATTCAATCGCCTCAACCGTCGACGGATCGACTTTCTCGCCGTGTTCCTTCAGCGATTTCTTCGTGGAATCGAGCAGACTCTCGCCCTGGTTCTTCGCCTCGACCAGCTCACGCCGTGCCTTATCGGCATCGGCATTGGCCTCGGCGTCGCGGACCATTTTCTCGATATCCTCATCCGAGAGACCGCCCGAGGCCTGGATGGTGATCTTATGCTCGCGATTGGTGCCCTTGTCTTTCGCCGACACCGACACGATGCCGTTGGCATCGATGTCGAAGGTCACTTCGATCTGCGGCACACCGCGCGGCGCGGGCGGGATCTGTTCCAGGTTGAACTGGCCGAGGATCTTGTTATCCGCCGCCATTTCGCGCTCGCCCTGGAAGACGCGGATCGTCACAGCCGACTGGTTGTCCTCGGCGGTCGAGAAGACCTGCGATTTCTTGGTCGGGATCGTGGTATTGCGGTCGATCAGGCGGGTGAAGACACCGCCCAGCGTCTCGATGCCCAGCGAAAGCGGGGTCACGTCGAGCAGAACCACGTCTTTCACGTCGCCCTGCAACACGCCGGCCTGAACGGCTGCGCCCATCGCCACGACTTCGTCCGGGTTCACGCCTTTATGCGGCTCTTTGCCGAAGAACTTGGTGACCTCTTCGATCACGCGCGGCATCCGGGTCATACCGCCGACCAGAACCACCTCGTCGATATCGTCCTTCGACAGGCCCGCATCTTTCAGCGCGGCCGCACAGGGCTTCATCGACTTGACGATCAGGTCGCCAACCAGGTTTTCCAGCTTCGCACGGGTCAGCTTGACCACAAGGTGGAGCGGCTGGCCCGTGTTCTTGTCCATCGAGATGAACGGCTGGTTGATCTCGGTCTGGCTTGCGCTGGACAGTTCGATCTTGGCCTTTTCAGCCGCTTCTTTCAGACGCTGCAGCGCCATTTTATCCAGCGTCAGATCGACGCCGTTGTCCTTTTTGAACTCATCGGCCAGATACTGGACGATGCGCATGTCGAAATCTTCGCCACCGAGGAAAGTGTCGCCATTGGTCGATTTGACCTCGAACAGGCCGTCATCGATTTCCAGAATGGTGATGTCGAAGGTACCGCCGCCAAGGTCATAGACCGCGATGGTCTTGGTCTCTTTCTTATCGAGACCATAAGCCAGCGCAGCTGCGGTCGGCTCGTTGATGATGCGCAGCACTTCGAGACCCGCGATCTTGCCGGCGTCTTTGGTGGCCTGACGCTGAGCGTCGTTGAAATAGGCGGGAACCGTGATCACGGCCTGGGTGACGGTTTCACCCAGATAGGATTCAGCGGTTTCCTTCATCTTTTGCAGGATGAAAGCAGAAATCTGCGAGGGCGAATATTTCTCGCCGCGCACCTCGACCCAGGCGTCGCCATTGCCCGAATCGACAATATCATAGGAGACGAGCTTCTTGTCTTTTTCGACTTCGGCATCGCCGATGCGGCGGCCGATCAGACGCTTCACCGCGAAAACGGTGTTCGAGGCATTGGTCACAGCCTGGCGCTTGGCGGCCTGGCCGACCAGACGCTCGGTCTCGGTGAAGCCGACGATGGACGGGGTGGTACGGGCGCCTTCCGCGTTTTCGATGACGCGCGGTTGCGAGCCATCCATGATGGCGACGCAGGAGTTGGTGGTGCCGAGGTCGATACCGATGACTTTGGCCATATTTGTATCCCTTTCTTCAGGCGATCTCCCCTGTCGCTGCCCGGAAACTTCGGCACAGGATCAGGGTTATGGATTGGAACGGGTGACGCATCACCCTTTGACTGGCCGTATATAGGCAGGGGCAATTCCGCCTGCAACGGGACATGGGCGGAGTCTGCGGCGATTTTTCACGATCCTGTGCCTGATCTGCACGCAATCGGGCGCCTCACAGGGCAAGGCTCAGCGCGCGTCAAGGGTGCAGCAGCCCTGGAAGGCCCGCGCCTCGCCCTTCGTCTGGCGCGCGACAAACGCTTCGAAGCCGTAAACCCGGTCGGACATGCCGTCAGAACAGGTGCCGCGCGTTACAGTCAGGCTGAAGATCTCGGCCGCCCCGCCTGCGGTTTTTCCGGCAAGGGTCACGAACCAGACCATATCCCCCGAAGGTGTGGCGAAGCGGGGTTCGGACAGATCCAGCGCCGACAGCACCGCGAGGGGTTGCGGCCTCGCCTCCGGTGCGGCCCATGCGCCGCTTTGCGTGCCGGTCCCGGCGCCACTGTTCAGGCTCCAGAACGGTTCCGTTCCGTGACAGAGGAAGGGGCGCGGAGTCGCGCGGGTCGCCACCGGCAGCGGGCGCAGATAGCGCATCGCAACCCAGCCATTGCCCTCAGCGGTGCCAACCTGACCCCATTTACCGCTTTCGCTCAGCCGGATCACTTCGACCCCTTCGGTGCCTGGCGCGATGGTGCCAAGGATCGCCGCCCCCGCCTCAGGCGCGGCCCGGATGTTCAGCACATCATCAGCGGCCACGCCCTCAACAGAATAGAGCGCGGGCAGGGTCTCGGCCCGCAAAACCGCGCCCGCAGACAGAGCGATAATGGCCAGGGCGGCAGCGGCGAGACCCGTGAGAAAGCGTCGGATCACCGGCGTTTCCCCCAGCTTGCCGAAGCATATTTGCGGGTGAAGAACTGGCCCATCAGCCCGATCATCAGACAGATCATCACCGCCCAGATCGGATATTCAATATTGGTGTAGCGCGGCTGATAATTCAGGAAAATATCGCCACGCGCCTGGTCAATCGTGTGATAGAGCGGGTTCCAGTCGAACTTGCTGCGCAGCCAGGACGAGGCCTGATTGGCCACGAACATCTTGCCCGAAGCGATCATATTCGCACGCTGATAGATCGTCGACAGAATGCCCACCAGATCCGGTTGCCAGGGCTTTGCAGCGTAGAAGATCAGCCCGATCGCCGCGCCCGAGGCCCAGGACAGGATGAACATTCCCATAGTGCCGATCGGGTCGAAGATTGTGATCGGCCGCATCACCGCATGATAGACGAACAGGATGACCCCGGCGGCGAATGTCTGCTTATACAGCGCCGCCAGCGCGGCTGAGACCACCGCGATGATCGGGTTCATCGGCGCATGCATCATCATCGCCGAAGCCGGGCTGTCCGCCGCCGCCACGGCGCCAAGCGCCTTCACATGGGTCAGGAACATGAAGACGCCCGACATCACGTAAAGGATGAAATCGCCGCGCAGCGCCAGCCGCCGCATCCCCAGCAGATCGAACATCACCACAAACAGCACCAGCACCAGCACCGCCTGCAGCACATTCATCACCAAAGCGACCACCGCATTGGAATGCGAGCCGCGCAGCTGGCGCACGGTGGCGTGGTAGATCACCTCGATAAGTTCGAAGCCGGTCCGCATATGCGAGATCCGTTGCGCCTCTGGTCGGAACATGGATGGTGCCCTTGCTGCCTCTGGCCGTCGCGCCGTGCTTCGCTACCGAACCGCGGGCAGCGCCCCCTGCGGTCGGCCGACTATCCCCTGGAAAAGCGTCTGAAACGGGGCAGTTCCTGGAAATCTCGCAGCGATTGCTTGCCGATCCCTTCCTGCGCGAGGATAAAGGGCTGCAAACCCTGTGGCAACAGGCGCCATTTCGCGCCCCATCAGACCCGACCGGAGCATTTAATGGACTTTGACCGCCTCGTCACCGTCATCCGCCGCCTCGCGCTCGAGGCCGGCGACCGGATCATGGAAGTCTATAACGGCCCGGATTTCGAGGTTAAGGCCAAGGGCGATTCGAGCCCGGTGACCGAGGCCGACGAGGCCGCCGATGCACTGATCTCGGCCGGGCTGCGCGCGGAGTTTCCGGACCTGGTGCTGATCACCGAGGAACAGGCCGCAAGCCATGCCCTGACCGCCTCGACCTTCCTGATCGTCGATCCGCTGGACGGGACCAAGGAATTCGTGCAGCGCCGCGGGGATTTCACCGTCAATATCGCCTATGTAGAAAATGGCGTGCCGCGCCATGGTGTCGTCTATGCGCCTGCAAAGGAACGGCTTTTCTATACCCTGGCCGATGGCACCGCCGTCGAGGAGGCCGGCCCCTTCAACAAAGACCTGGCCGGCGCACTGACGCCGCTGCGGGTCAATGCGGCGCCGGATAACGGCGCGCTGATGGTCGTGGCCTCGAAATCACACCGCGATGCAGCAACGGATGCTTACATCGGTCACTATGCGGTCAGGGATTCGAAAAGCGCAGGCTCCAGCCTGAAATTCTGCCTGGTCGCGACCGGTGAGGCCGATCTCTATCCGCGTCTGGGCCGTACCATGGAATGGGACACTGCCGCAGGAGATGCCGTATTGCGCGGGGCCGGCGGCGAGGTGCTGCATTTCGACAGCCACATGCCCCTGACCTACGGCAAACCCGGCTGGGACAATCCTTTCTTCATTGCCCGCGCGCCCGCAGTCTCACTTAAGGATCCGGGCTGAACCCCATTGGCTAAGGTTTGCCCAATTCAACCTGAGGCAGAATTCGCCTCACGCTTTCGCGCTGTACTTTAGCAGAATCTCGCCTAGAAACACGTTGGCGCCAAATTCAGGACAAATTGTTCTGGGAAGAGCTCAAATTGAGGTGCACATGCTGCGCCGGAATAAACACGAGTGCGATCATGAAGCCCCAAAAAGTCACTAAAGCCGTCTTCCCTGTCGCTGGCCTCGGTACCCGTTTCCTTCCTGCCACCAAGTCGGTGCCCAAAGAGATCATGACCCTCGTCGACCGCCCGCTGATCCAATATGCGATCGACGAAGCGCGGGCTGCAGGGATTACCGAGTTCATTTTCGTGACCTCGCGCGGAAAATCCGCGCTTGAGGATTATTTCGACCGCGCCCCCGAGCTTGAAAGCGAGCTGAACCGCAAGGGCAAGACCGAGCTGCTGAAGGTGCTGGAAGACACCAATATGGATTCCGGCGCCATCGCCTATGTTCGCCAGAACCGCCCGCTTGGCCTTGGTCACGCCGTCTGGTGTGCCCGCCGCCTGATCGGGGATGAGCCTTTCGCCGTGCTTCTGCCCGATGACGTGATCGCGGCAGAGCAATCCTGCCTCGCGCAGATGGTCGAGGCCTATCAGGAAACCGGCGGCAATATGGTTGCGGCGATGGAAGTCCCGCCGGAGAAAGCATCGTCCTATGGCATGCTCGATATTGCCGAGGACCGGGGCTCTATCGTGCGTGCAAAGGGGATGGTCGAGAAACCGAAGGCCGAGGATGCACCTTCGAACCTCGCAGTGATCGGACGTTACATCCTTGACCCGAAAGTGCTGCACAACCTGCATGAAACCAAGCTTGGCACCGGCGGCGAGATCCAGCTGACCGATGCCATCGCGGAAGAGGCAGGCTGGGGCGGCACCGGGGTTTACGGCTACCGCTTCCGGGGTATGCGCTATGACTGCGGCTCGAAAGCGGGCTTCCTGCAGGCAACCGTGGCTTTCGGCATGTCGCGCCCCGACCTGCGCGATGAGTTCACCGCCTATCTCAATGACATGATGGCGCAGCTGAAGGCGGCTGAGTAACCGCATGATGGCGGGCGCAGCCCCCCGCCTGACATATGCGTTCGGCGAATTGCCGGCCGCTGAAGACAGCCGCCAGAGCCTGATCGTGGCCTGGCGGTTGCGCAACCGGCGCCGCATGTTGCTGGCGCGGGCGCTGCGCAAAAGGCGCGAACTCACCCGGCTGACCGATCGCACCGGAGCGATCCGGAAAGGCGCCATCCTCTGTGCGATGGTGGTCAGGAACGAGGCGGCGCGGCTGCCCTGGTTTCTGGCACATCACCGCCGGCTCGGCGTGGATCATTTCCTGATCATAGACAATGCCAGCACGGATGGCAGCGAAGCCCTGCTGCGCGACCAGCCGGATGTCTCGCTCTGGTCCACCGCCGGCTCTTATCGCAAATCGCGCTTTGGGCTGGACTGGCTGAACTGGGTGCTGATGCGGCACGGGAATGGCCATTGGTGCCTCGTGCTCGATGCCGATGAACTGCTGGTCTACCCCTGGCACGAGACCCGGCCTCTGCCCGCGCTGACCGCCTGGCTCGAAGGCAAGGGCCACCGGTCGATGCCCGCCATGATGCTGGATCTCTACCCCGAAGACCGGTTGGGAGAGCGGCCCTATACCCCCGGCACCGACCCGCTTGATCTGTTGCAATGGTTTGATTCCGGCAATTACAGCCTCCAGGTGCAACAGCCGCTGCGCAATCTCTGGATCCAGGGGGGCCCCGCGCGCGGGCATTTTTCGCCGATGATCCCCGCCGTGCGCCAACCCTGAACAAGATACCGCTGGTGAAATGGTCCTGGCGCTATGCCTGGAACAACTCGACCCATTCACTGCTGCCGGCGCCGCTTAACCATGTCTTCGACGAGACCGGAGGCGAGATGACCTCGGGCGTTTTGCTCCACACCAAATTCCTGCCTGAAATCATTGAAAAATCCGGTGAGGAGAAAGAGCGCCGCCAGCATTTCGCCGATCCCACCCGCTTTGGCAGCTATTATGACGGGCTGATCGCCGCGCCACTGCTGAAGACCGCGCAATCACGCCGCTATACCGGCTGGCGGCAGCTGGAGGCACTTGGCCTCATGTCACGGGGGGGCTGGGTATGAGCCACCGCCCGCGGCTATCTTTCAGCCTGGTGAAATGTTTACTTTGTGACGGCATTTCTCTAGCTATCAACACAGCAATTTCCATAATGGAAACAATGCCAGAAGACAAAAGCAAGGCTATGGTGCCGGTTCATGTGAAACGCAGCCCGGGCCGTCAAGCTGCGGGACGAATACAGGCCCGACGCCCGGCGTTCGGGGGCAGCACTTCCGGCTGCGACCGGAGGCCCGCATGAGCCTGACCGGATCCTACCGTCTGCGCCTGCGCCGCAAGCGGCTCATCGGCCGCGCGATGTTGCGGAGCCGCGAGCTGCGCCCGATTGCGCTGCGCACCGATACGATCCGCAGCGGCGCCGTCCTGCTTTTTTGCACGCTGAGAAACGAACGGATTCGCCTGCCCTGGTTTCTGAGCTACTACCGCGATCTCGGCGTAAGCCATTTCTTTTTCGTGGATAATGACAGCGACGATGGCAGCCGCGACTATCTCGCGAGCCAGCCGGATGTCTCGCTCTGGTCCACGAAGGCAAGCTATAAGAACAGCCGTTTCGGCATGGACTGGATCACCGCGCTGCTGCGGCGCTACGGTCATGGCCACTGGTGTCTGACCGTCGATGTCGATGAATTCCTGATTTACCCGTTTTGCGAGACGCGCCCCCTGCGCGCGCTGACCGACTGGCTCGACACCAGCGGCATCCGTGCCTTTTCGGCAATGCTGCTGGATATGTATCCCAAAGGCCCGGTCCAGGATCAGCCCTACCGCGAGGGCCAGAACCCTTTCGAGATCGCGGAATGGTTCGATTCCGGCAATTATACGATCAGCCGCAACTGGGGCTATGGCAATCTCTGGATCCAGGGCGGGCCAAGGGCGCGCACCTTCTTTGCCACCAATCCGCGCGCCGCACCAGCGCTGAACAAGGTGCCGCTGGTGCGCTGGCACAAAAGCTATGCCTATATCAGTTCGACCCATATGCTGCTGCCGCGCGGGCTGAACCTCGCCTTTGACGAATGGGGGGGCGAAAAGGCCTCAGGTTGCCTTCTTCATGCCAAGTTCCTGGATACATTTGCAGCCAAGGCGCAGGAAGAAATGGCGCGCGGTGAACATTATGCCGACAGTCGTGAATACAAGGCCTATCTGGAGGGGCTGAAGCAACAGCCCGATTTCTGGTGCAAATGGAGCGAGAAATACATCAACTGGCGCCAGCTGGAGATTCTGGGCCTCATGTCCAAGGGGAACTGGGCATGAGTACCGGGAAGAGCAGCCCGGGGCAGAACAGTCTGGGCTTCGTTATGCTCTGCCATACCGCGCTGCATCGCGCGGCACAGGTGGCGCGCTACTGGGCCGAACGCGGCTGCCCGGTGGTGATCCATGTCGACCGCTCGACCGCGGATGCCAAATTCGACTTCCTGTGCGATGCGCTTAAGGATCTGCAAAACATCCGCTTTTCGCCGCGCCATATCTGCGAATGGGGCACCTGGGGAATTGTGGCCGCCACCCAGGAAGCAAGCGAGCTGATGCTGAAGGATTTCCCCGAGGTGCGCCATGTCTGCCTTGTCTCGGGATCCTGCCTGCCGCTGCGCCCGATCGAGGAATTTCGCGACTATCTCGACGCCCGGCCGCGCACCGATTTCATCGAAAGCGTTACCACCGCGGATGTCGGCTGGACGGTCGGCGGGCTGAATGCCGAACGGTTCACGCTGCGCTTCCCGTTTTCCTGGCGCAAGAACCGCTGGCTTTTTGACACTTATGTCGAGCTGCAGCGCCGGCTGAAAGTACGGCGCAGAATGCCGCTGAACCTTGTGCCGCATCTGGGCAGCCAATGGTGGTGCCTGACCCGCCAGACGCTTTCGGCGATCCTGGAAAGCCCCGACCGCGCCAGCTATGACACCTATTTCCGCCGCGTCTGGATTCCGGATGAAAGCTATTTCCAGTCGCTGGTGCGGCTGTTTTCCACCAGCGTCGAAAGCCGCTCTCTGACCCTGTCGAAGTTCGATTTCCAGGGCAAACCGCATGTTTTCTACGATGATCACCTGCAGCTCCTGCGCCGCTCGGATTGCTTTATCGCGCGCAAGATCTGGCCGCGGGCGAACCGGCTCTATAACACCTTCCTGCATCCCGACGCCGCCAGCCAGCCCCGCGCCGAGCCCAATCCCGGCAAAATCGACCGGCTTTTCGCCAAAGCGGTCGAACGCCGTACCATGGGCCGCGCCGGGCTTTACATGCAGTCACGCTTCCCCAATCGTGAACAGTCAAACGGCCGCACCGCCGCCGCCTATTCGGTGTTTGAGGGCTTTTCCGAACTGTTCGAGGATTTCGACACCTGGCTTTCCCGGGTCTCGGGCACCAGGGTCCATGGCCATCTCTTCGCCCCGGAAGGTGTCGAATTCGCCGGCGGTGAGGTGATCTATAACGGCTCGCTGAGCAATTCCGCGCGGCTGCGCGACTACAACCCGCGCAGTTTTCTGACCAGCCTGATCTGGAACACCAGGGGCGAACGGCAATGCTTCCAGTTCAGCCCGCGTGACAGCCAGAAGATCATCCCTTTTATCGCCGGCGATCCCCATGCGCAGATTTCAGTCGTCTCCGGCGCGTTCTCGGTTCCCCTGTTCCACTCCAACCTGAATTTCAGCGAGATCAGGGCCGAAGCGGCCCGGCTTCAGCGCATCGAGGCCGAAATGCTGACTCTGTTGCGCGCCCCCGATGTGAAGGCGCGCGTCAGGGTCTGGAACCTCGCGGAATTCGT
It encodes:
- a CDS encoding phosphate ABC transporter substrate-binding/OmpA family protein, which produces MLTRPGAAIFFAVLSFLSHSPVVQPAQAQDITLISREGSIVLPGSLQGYDGEFYRIETAWGLLTVDGQGVICEGPACPDLTTPHADIRVVGAPDAGARLLPGLFSSFAAVRGLAFREVAPQNGASWAAQIYKAQDETVLADVSFSPMLPGQAQAALASGAAEMELSASPSRASGARPIALDALVPVMAPGNPTPKISTVNLAKVLAGQLKNWRDLGGPDMPIVLHALEPDTDMTRALSERLGAPIKADIVHPDMKSLAEAVAKDPWALAITGRAEMAPAIPAPLVDSCGFPLLPLPISVKAEDYPLALPQFLIPAPRRIPVFAREFLEFTATPRAGHVVSAAGFIDRSVEAAPMTQDGLRLINAILGAGDDVTLGDLKRLAEVMNGADRLSLTFRFEENTSILDATSQENLAQLARMIASESFPSKTLILAGFSDGKGEASANKALSAERAERVAQDLADLAPDLRADQIPVTEGFGEALPMACDETVIGRRLNRRVELWIVPNFTPEPL
- the radC gene encoding DNA repair protein RadC, whose translation is MAQHHSFAESPLPPFLPFGDEALATPVATAPGGRLPSYIQDHRRRLRTRFLEGGAVAMPDYELLELLLFRAIPRQDVKPLARLLLETFGDFNRVVTAPLVRLMQVKGVGEAVALELHIVGAAAQRMMRARVINQPVLSSWDALLDYCHTVMAHRETEQFRILFLDRKNVLIADEEQARGTVDHVPVYPREVVKRALELNASALILVHNHPSGDPTPSDCDVTMTLRVQDACRALNITLHDHLVIGKGREMSFRSQGYL
- the dnaJ gene encoding molecular chaperone DnaJ translates to MAKRDYYEVLGVSRGASADELKKAYRQKAKELHPDRNSDNPEAEAQFKEANEAYDVLKDAEKKAAYDRFGHAAFEGGMGGGGQRGGFNQQGDFASAFSDVFEDLFGDFMGGRGQGGGGGGGRQRAQRGSDLRYNLRVSLEEAWKGVHKTISVPGSVQCDICHGSGAEGGAEPQTCPTCSGMGKVRAQQGFFTVERTCPNCSGTGQIIKNPCKNCHGAGRLEKDRQLSVNIPAGVETGTRIRLAGEGEAGLRGGPSGDLYIFIEVKEHALFQRDSVHLFFPVPISMARAALGGEVEVPTIDGGRSRVKVPAGAQSGKQMRLRGKGMPALRGGGVGDMVIELRVETPVNLTSRQKELLTEFEKLSEENNPEGSNFFSKVKGFWDGMKG
- a CDS encoding SH3 domain-containing protein, which gives rise to MIRRFLTGLAAAALAIIALSAGAVLRAETLPALYSVEGVAADDVLNIRAAPEAGAAILGTIAPGTEGVEVIRLSESGKWGQVGTAEGNGWVAMRYLRPLPVATRATPRPFLCHGTEPFWSLNSGAGTGTQSGAWAAPEARPQPLAVLSALDLSEPRFATPSGDMVWFVTLAGKTAGGAAEIFSLTVTRGTCSDGMSDRVYGFEAFVARQTKGEARAFQGCCTLDAR
- a CDS encoding ABC transporter permease; amino-acid sequence: MRTGFELIEVIYHATVRQLRGSHSNAVVALVMNVLQAVLVLVLFVVMFDLLGMRRLALRGDFILYVMSGVFMFLTHVKALGAVAAADSPASAMMMHAPMNPIIAVVSAALAALYKQTFAAGVILFVYHAVMRPITIFDPIGTMGMFILSWASGAAIGLIFYAAKPWQPDLVGILSTIYQRANMIASGKMFVANQASSWLRSKFDWNPLYHTIDQARGDIFLNYQPRYTNIEYPIWAVMICLMIGLMGQFFTRKYASASWGKRR
- the cysQ gene encoding 3'(2'),5'-bisphosphate nucleotidase CysQ, which encodes MDFDRLVTVIRRLALEAGDRIMEVYNGPDFEVKAKGDSSPVTEADEAADALISAGLRAEFPDLVLITEEQAASHALTASTFLIVDPLDGTKEFVQRRGDFTVNIAYVENGVPRHGVVYAPAKERLFYTLADGTAVEEAGPFNKDLAGALTPLRVNAAPDNGALMVVASKSHRDAATDAYIGHYAVRDSKSAGSSLKFCLVATGEADLYPRLGRTMEWDTAAGDAVLRGAGGEVLHFDSHMPLTYGKPGWDNPFFIARAPAVSLKDPG
- the galU gene encoding UTP--glucose-1-phosphate uridylyltransferase GalU, whose protein sequence is MKPQKVTKAVFPVAGLGTRFLPATKSVPKEIMTLVDRPLIQYAIDEARAAGITEFIFVTSRGKSALEDYFDRAPELESELNRKGKTELLKVLEDTNMDSGAIAYVRQNRPLGLGHAVWCARRLIGDEPFAVLLPDDVIAAEQSCLAQMVEAYQETGGNMVAAMEVPPEKASSYGMLDIAEDRGSIVRAKGMVEKPKAEDAPSNLAVIGRYILDPKVLHNLHETKLGTGGEIQLTDAIAEEAGWGGTGVYGYRFRGMRYDCGSKAGFLQATVAFGMSRPDLRDEFTAYLNDMMAQLKAAE
- a CDS encoding glycosyltransferase family 2 protein, with the protein product MMAGAAPRLTYAFGELPAAEDSRQSLIVAWRLRNRRRMLLARALRKRRELTRLTDRTGAIRKGAILCAMVVRNEAARLPWFLAHHRRLGVDHFLIIDNASTDGSEALLRDQPDVSLWSTAGSYRKSRFGLDWLNWVLMRHGNGHWCLVLDADELLVYPWHETRPLPALTAWLEGKGHRSMPAMMLDLYPEDRLGERPYTPGTDPLDLLQWFDSGNYSLQVQQPLRNLWIQGGPARGHFSPMIPAVRQP
- a CDS encoding glycosyltransferase family 2 protein, coding for MSLTGSYRLRLRRKRLIGRAMLRSRELRPIALRTDTIRSGAVLLFCTLRNERIRLPWFLSYYRDLGVSHFFFVDNDSDDGSRDYLASQPDVSLWSTKASYKNSRFGMDWITALLRRYGHGHWCLTVDVDEFLIYPFCETRPLRALTDWLDTSGIRAFSAMLLDMYPKGPVQDQPYREGQNPFEIAEWFDSGNYTISRNWGYGNLWIQGGPRARTFFATNPRAAPALNKVPLVRWHKSYAYISSTHMLLPRGLNLAFDEWGGEKASGCLLHAKFLDTFAAKAQEEMARGEHYADSREYKAYLEGLKQQPDFWCKWSEKYINWRQLEILGLMSKGNWA